One Microbacterium sp. W4I20 DNA window includes the following coding sequences:
- a CDS encoding MarR family winged helix-turn-helix transcriptional regulator, which yields MNRSDVIGSLVLSGYALGRIAAQDAGNDAPAAQWRVLSLLEQAGPQRVGALAVSARTTQPGMTRLIGGLEREGLVLRSPDPDDSRAIVVDITPAGTAAIAAWRVEFRETLAPHFADLSEDDWAALTRAAEILALRAAD from the coding sequence ATGAATCGATCGGATGTCATCGGATCCCTGGTGCTCTCGGGTTATGCGCTCGGCCGCATCGCGGCGCAGGATGCCGGGAACGACGCACCTGCAGCCCAGTGGCGCGTCCTCAGCCTGCTGGAGCAGGCAGGCCCGCAGCGAGTGGGCGCGCTGGCAGTATCCGCCCGCACGACGCAGCCGGGCATGACCAGGCTCATCGGGGGTCTGGAGCGCGAGGGCCTGGTCCTCCGCTCCCCCGATCCCGACGATTCGCGGGCGATCGTCGTCGACATCACCCCGGCCGGCACCGCGGCCATCGCTGCATGGCGCGTCGAGTTCCGGGAAACGCTGGCTCCGCACTTCGCGGACCTGAGCGAAGACGACTGGGCCGCCCTGACCCGCGCTGCAGAGATCCTCGCGCTGCGCGCCGCTGACTAG
- a CDS encoding MFS transporter, with translation MNAPARPSVWKQPAQVWAVAFACVVAFMGIGLVDPILPAIAESLEASPVETELLFTSYLLVTGLAMLVTSWISSRIGAKATLLIGLALIVAFSLLCALSGSVDAVIGFRAGWGLGNALFISTALATIVGAASGGSSAAIILYEAALGLGIAIGPLLGGLLGEQSWRGPFFGVVVLMAIAFLAVLVLLRGPGEKRVPVRFSAPFTALRRPALAILAVAALFYNIGFFVLLAFSPFPLGFGALGIGFTFFGWGVALAVTSVWVAPVLMRRMPRTRILLIVLPLLAVDLVAAGLVVGNAGALVACIVIGGLLLGVMNTVLTEAVMEATDLPRSVASSAYSAVRFLGGAMAPPIAALLWHAFNATVPYVFAAASVLLAAVTVFLGRRVLAHIDDEPADATAEDAEAILIGDAA, from the coding sequence GTGAACGCCCCCGCCCGCCCCTCGGTATGGAAGCAGCCTGCGCAGGTATGGGCCGTCGCCTTCGCCTGCGTCGTCGCGTTCATGGGAATCGGACTCGTCGACCCCATCCTGCCGGCCATCGCCGAGTCGCTCGAAGCGTCGCCCGTCGAGACCGAACTGCTGTTCACCAGCTACCTGCTCGTGACCGGTCTGGCCATGCTCGTCACCAGCTGGATCTCGAGCCGGATCGGCGCCAAGGCCACACTGCTCATCGGACTCGCCCTCATCGTCGCCTTCTCGCTCCTGTGCGCGCTGAGCGGCAGCGTCGACGCGGTCATCGGCTTCCGTGCCGGTTGGGGCCTCGGCAATGCTCTCTTCATCTCCACGGCCCTGGCGACGATCGTCGGCGCGGCATCCGGCGGCAGCAGCGCAGCCATCATCCTGTACGAGGCCGCGCTCGGGCTCGGCATCGCGATCGGACCGCTGCTCGGCGGCCTCCTCGGCGAGCAGAGCTGGCGTGGTCCCTTCTTCGGCGTGGTCGTGCTGATGGCGATCGCATTCCTCGCCGTGCTGGTGCTCCTGCGCGGTCCCGGTGAGAAGCGGGTGCCCGTGCGATTCTCCGCGCCGTTCACGGCACTGCGCCGCCCGGCACTCGCGATCCTCGCGGTCGCTGCGCTGTTCTACAACATCGGCTTCTTCGTGCTGCTGGCGTTCTCGCCGTTCCCCCTCGGGTTCGGCGCGCTCGGCATCGGATTCACCTTCTTCGGCTGGGGCGTCGCGCTCGCGGTCACCAGCGTCTGGGTCGCGCCCGTCCTGATGCGTCGGATGCCGCGCACACGCATCCTCCTCATCGTGCTGCCACTGCTCGCGGTCGATCTCGTCGCGGCCGGGCTCGTTGTCGGAAACGCGGGAGCGCTCGTCGCGTGCATCGTCATCGGCGGGCTGCTGCTCGGCGTCATGAACACCGTGCTCACCGAGGCCGTGATGGAAGCGACGGATCTCCCCCGCTCGGTGGCGTCGTCGGCATACTCCGCCGTGCGCTTCCTCGGCGGCGCGATGGCGCCTCCCATCGCGGCGCTGCTGTGGCACGCCTTCAACGCGACGGTGCCGTATGTCTTCGCCGCAGCATCCGTTCTGCTCGCTGCCGTCACCGTCTTCCTCGGGCGTCGCGTGCTGGCGCACATCGATGACGAACCAGCGGATGCCACCGCCGAAGACGCCGAGGCCATCCTGATCGGCGACGCCGCCTGA
- a CDS encoding YbaK/EbsC family protein encodes MTDLSHLPERSRVVHRHLSDAGLSAQIRVLPDSARTAAEAAAAIGCDVAAIANSLVFLADGSPVLVMTSGGHRADLSVLAHGIGATEIAMAPASVVRSSTGQAIGGVAPVGHPTPLPTYIDESLGELEETWAAAGHPHTVMPLTFDELRRITGGQVIPVV; translated from the coding sequence ATGACTGACCTGTCCCACCTTCCGGAGCGCAGCCGCGTCGTACACCGCCACCTGTCGGATGCCGGCTTGTCAGCGCAGATCCGCGTGCTCCCCGATTCCGCTCGCACAGCGGCCGAGGCAGCGGCAGCGATCGGATGCGACGTCGCGGCGATCGCGAACAGCCTGGTCTTCCTCGCCGACGGTTCGCCGGTGCTCGTCATGACCAGCGGCGGGCACCGCGCAGACCTCTCCGTCCTCGCACACGGTATCGGCGCGACCGAGATCGCGATGGCGCCGGCATCCGTCGTCCGCTCTTCCACGGGTCAGGCCATCGGCGGAGTCGCCCCCGTCGGGCATCCGACACCTTTGCCGACCTACATCGACGAATCGCTCGGGGAACTCGAGGAGACCTGGGCAGCAGCCGGCCACCCGCACACGGTGATGCCGCTGACGTTCGACGAGCTGCGTCGGATCACCGGCGGTCAGGTCATCCCTGTCGTGTGA